The DNA sequence CAAGCGGCTTAACCTGATGGCGCCGCAGTATCCGTTCAAACATTATTTTGATTTCATCTTTTGCCGGAACGTGATGATTTACTTCGATAAGCCTACGCAGGAAACGCTGGTGAACAAGTATTACCGCCATCTGGCCCCCGGGGGGTATCTCTTCATAGGCCACTCGGAAAGCCTGACCGGCCTTAAACATCAATTCAAATATATCCAGCCGACCATTTATCAAAAATAGCGTGGCGGCAAAGGGGGACGGGGAAGGGAGTGCGGGTGGTTGGCAAAAGCGGTACGGCGGCGCGCATATTGAACGGATTACGCAAAACACCGGCATCTTCGTCCGCTGCGGCGGGAACAAAGTGAAAATCGGCTTTGACATTAAAAAAATCAATGAATACAACGGGATGATTCAAGTTATAATGTCGGCTGACTATGTAACCATTGATAACAGATTGAATTGTTTTTACCGCTGTGGAAAGCTGGCCGGATGGAAGCATAGACCGAACGGCCTTATCAGATTGAAGAGCTAAAGAGATGGATAGGCATTGCGTTATACCGGTTCATAGGGGAAATGAATGTCTGAAGAGATGATGGATCCAGAGGTATTTAAAGAATACCTTGCGGAAGTTTTCGAGTCCCTCGCCGGCTTGGATGAGAAGTTCGTCGCGCTGGAGCAAGCCCCCGGCGACCTCAAAATTATCGATGGCATTTTCCGGCCCGTGCACAGCATCAAGGGAAGTTCGGCATTTTTCGGCCTCAACCACGTCAAGAGTTTCGCGCACATACTCGAAAATCTGCTCGACGACCTGCGCAAAGGGGTTCGCGTTGTAACTCCCGTCATCATCGATAACCTGCTGAAGGGAACCGATTACCTGCGGGCGATGTTCCAGCGCGTGGTGGATGGCGATATGAATTTCGTCCTCACCGATGATGAAGACACGTGGATCAAGGGGCTGGCCGGGCGTATTGGCGGCGGGCCGGTGGAGAAAGAGGAGGAATCGCTGGGCGGTTGCCTGAATCTGATGCACGGCCTGTTGGATGAACACAAAAAAACGGGGAAGTTGACCGGCGACATGCTTGATTCCCTGGATTATTATCTGAGCAAGGCGCGTAAGATGGCCGTCGAAGGGGGCCTCGCCGCCCAGAAAGAGACCGTCCCCGCGCCGCCGGAGCCAGAGAAAAAAACCCACGAAGAGGGCGAAGGGGAAGAGGAACCGGTCAAGGTGGAAAAACTGGGTGAAATACTCCTTGCCAGCGGCAAAGTATCCACCGCGCAGATCGAGGAGGCGCTGCGGAACAAGCTTGAGGGGGAGAAGCTGGGGGACGCGCTCATCCGGCAGGGGGTTATCACGCGGGAGGGGCTGACCGACGCGATGGAATCGCAGAAAAAGCAGGCCGAAGAGGCGGCGAAGAAGGCGGCTCCCAAAAAGACCATGCGCATCGAAGAAGAGCGGGTGGACGAATTCATGGCCCAAATCGGCGAACTGGTCATTATTTCCGAAACGCTTAATTATCTTGAAAAACGGCTTGATGCCATTCCCGGCGCGTCCGCCATTTCGAAGGAATTCAAGAACTCCAATATCACGTTCTCGGAGCTTACCTATCAGTTGCAGCGCGGTCTTTCCGAAGTCCGTAAGGTCAGCATCAAGGGGCTGTTCCAGAAAGTGCCGCGCATCATCCGCGATACCGCCACGTTGCTGGGAAAAAGCGCCAATGTGGAAATCGTTGGGGACGACGTCCTGCTGGACAAAAGTCTGCTGGAAAAACTGGAAAGCCCGATCGTGCATATGGCGCGCAACGCCATCGATCACGGCGTGGAGATGCCCGACCGGCGCGAAGCGGCGGGCAAGCCGCGTGTCGGCCAGGTGAAAATATCGGCCGAGATCATCGGCGAGAACCTGGTGATCAAGCTCAAGGACGACGGCGCGGGGCTTCCGCGCGCGAAGATACTCCAAAAAGCGGTCAATCGCGGATTGATCAGCCAGCAGGCCGGGGACCAGCTTGCCGACCGCGACGTGTTCGATTTCATCTTCGCTCCCGGATTTTCCACCGCCGAAAAAATTACCGACATATCGGGACGCGGCGTGGGGATGGACGTGGTGAAGAGCGCGCTGACCGACGTGAAGGGGAAAATCGTGATAGAATCGGCCGAGGGCGCCGGCACCACGTTTAACATTTCGCTTCCCATGACCACCACGCTGGTCACCATCAACGGCCTTGTCGTAATGGTGGGGGAATCGCGCTTCATCCTGCCGGTGGAGGACGTCAAGGAATCGATCCGCCCGCGGCGGGAAGAAATATTCACCGTGAAGGACGCGCGGGAAATGGTGAATATCCGCGGCGAACTATATCCCCTGGTCCGGCTGTACAAAAACTACCGGATACAGACGAACGTCACCGATGTTACCGATGCGGTGGGCATTCTCATCGAAAAGGGGGGGAAGCGGTGCTGCCTCATGGCGGACGCCATCGTGGAGCAGCAAAACGTGGTGCTTAAGGATTTGGGCCGCCCCTTCCGGAAGGTGCGGAGCATACGCGGCGGGGCGATCCTGGGAGATGGCTCCATCGGGCTTGTTATTAACGTCGAAGGATTGCTGGAGGTTTGACCTATGGCATCACCAGCGGCTTTGGCCGCCTTTTTCAGCGAAACCGATACCCATACCGAGGTTATCGAGCAGTCCCTGATCGCATTGGAAAAGGACAGCGCGAACCCGGAAGTCATTAACGAGCTTTTCCGGGCCGCGCACAGCCTGAAGGGGAACGCCGGCCTTGTGGGACTCATGGATATCCACGCTCTCGCCACCGAGATGGAATCGAAGCTCTCCGACATCCGGGAAACCGGCGCCGCAGTGGACCAGCAGGTGAAGGACAAGCTCTTCGAGTACCTGGACAAGGTCAAGGGGCTGGTTGAAAAGGCGCGGGGCGGATCCGGTGAACCGGCGCCCATACACAAGGACGAACCGCGGGCCGCCGCTGAGGAGCACGATGATGAGCATCACGACGATGAGCATCACGGAGGGGGGCACGAGGGCGCCGCCGCCGGGGGGGCGCGTGGCAAGCCGGCCGGGGGGCGTTGTTCGTATCTCACTTTTACGCTGGGCCGCGAGGAGTATGGTTTCGTCATCACGTCGGTGCGCGAAATCATCCTCCGCCGGCACATCACCCACGTGCCGAATACAAAGGACTTCGTCGCCGGCATTATGAATTTGCGGGGGATGGTGATTCCGGTGGTCGACGCCAAGCGCAAGCTCGGCTTCGCCGGAGCCGAGGACAAGGCCGAAAACATCATCATTTTGGAAAACGAGGGGATGGTGACCGGCGTGCTTGTGGATAGCGTAAAGGATATTGTCACGTTTGAGGAGAACATGATGGTGCCCGCCGAAACCGCGCTCGGCGCCATGCGGGGGGATTTCATCGACCGGATCGGCAAGTCCGACAAACACTCCATCCTGCTGCTCAATACCGGCAGATTCTGCGATACCAAGGAAAAGTACTATTAAGATGGAACGGCAATATGGCAAACGGTAAAATAAAAGTCCTCATCGTTGACGATTCGGCGGTCGTTCGCAATATCCTCTCCGAGGCGCTTTCCAGCGATCCGGAAATCGAAGTGGTCGGCACCGCGCCCGATCCGTTCGTGGCGCGTGAAAAGATAGTGCAGCTCAAGCCGGATGTGATTACGCTGGATGTGGAAATGCCCCGCATGGATGGCATCACCTTTTTGCGTAAACTGATGGCGGCGAAGCCGATGCCGGTGGTGATGGTAAGCGCCATGACCCAGAAAGGCGCGTCCACCACGATGGCGGCGCTGGACGCCGGAGCGGTGGAGATCGTCGCCAAGCCCCCCATCGACCAGCGCGTGGGGGTGCGCGAGATTCAGCAGGAAGTGGTGGACAAGGTAAAGGCCGCCTCCAAGGCGAAGATGAGTGTTTACGCCGCGCAGATCAACCGCAAGCTTGATACCACGGTCATAAAATCGTCCACGTCGCTGCTGAAGACCACCGATAAAATCATCGCCATCGGTTCCTCCACCGGCGGCACCGAAGCTCTCAAGGAAGTGTTGGTGCGGCTTCCCACCTCCACACCCGGCATGGTCATTGTGCAACATATGCCCGAAGGGTTCACCAAGGCGTTTTCCGAGCGGCTGAACAGCCTTTGCCAGATACAGGTCAAGGAGGCCGCGGATGGTGATGCCATTATTCCCGGCCGCGCATTGATCGCCCCCGGCAACAAGCAGATGATTTTCCGCCGCTCCGGCGCGAAATATTATGTGGAAGTAAAGGAAGGGCCGCAGGTGATGCGCCACCGTCCATCCGTTGAGGTTCTGTTCCAGTCGGTGGCCAAATTCGCCGGGGCCAACGCCGTTGGCGTGATGCTTACCGGTATGGGGAACGACGGCAGCACCGGCATGCTGGAAATGAAAAAGGCCGGGGCTTATAATATCGCCCAGGACGAAGCCTCATGCGTGGTTTTCGGCATGCCCAAAGAGGCCATCAAGCTGGGGGGGGTGGATCAGGTGCTCCACTTGGACAAGATTCCGCAGGCGATGCTCGACGCCGCAATGCGCTGACGGCCGGGAGTTTCCCCCGAAGACCGGCAAAAAACATGACGGATGCCGTCAAGTTCAGTTATACTTCTACCGATGAATCCTGCCGGGGGTGTTTTTTGAGTATTAAGCTTCTATTTGCCGATGATTCCGTCACCATGCAGAAGGTGATCCAACTCACGCTGGAGAACGAGAAAGTCGACCTTCTGTTCGCCAGTGACGGAAACAAGGCATTTGCCCTCGCGCGGGAAGAGCGTCCCGATGTGGTTATCGCCGATGTTTATATGCCCGGGCTGGACGGCTTTCAGCTCTGTGAAAAGCTCAAAAAAACTACCGAGACCGCCGCCATTCCGGTGATTCTTATTTCCGGCGAACTGGAAAACTACGACCCCGCGCAGGGGGCCGCCGCCGGCGCCGTAGGCCACATCACCAAGCCGTTTAAGAGCGGCGAATTCATAGAGCTTATTAAACAATATTCCGGTTCCGCCGCCGGGGAAGCGCCCAAGAAGGCGGGGAGGGGCAAGGTTAAAACCGTTCCGGCCCCGGTTATGGACACTGAGGCGGAGGATGAAGATGAAGCGTTCGAGCCGGCGGTGATCGAATTGATTGACCGCGCTGCGGGCGAACCGGCCGACACGCTGGATGCCGGCGAAGAGTTGGAAGTGGTGGACGAGGACATCGACGACTTGGCGGAAGACCTGGATGAACTTGATGAAGAGATAGAGGGGGAGATACTGGAAGAGGACGAAGCCGCGGATGAAGAGGAAGAGCCGGCCGCCGCGGCCGCGCCATCGTCCCGGAAGGGGAGGGTGTCCCTGGATGACGTACTCCCTTCCGCCGGCGAGGTGGACGCGGCTATCGCCCTTGAAGCTGTGCGGGAAACCACCGCTTCTCCCGCGGAGGATCTCCGGATTTATGATGACGGTGCGGGCGACCTGGTTGCGGAGGCCCACGGAGCGGATCTTCCTTCCGTCCACATGGAGGAGGGGGATGACGCCGCGCGTATTTTGGCCGATGTGCTGAATGTGGCCGAGGCGCCTCCCGCGGAGCGGAAAGAAGAGGTGCAGCGGGGGGATGAAGCGTTGGAAGACGCCCTCGATTCGCTGGATCGCGCGGCTACGGCCCCCACCCCTGAAAAACCGGCGCCGGCGAAGCCGGTGGCTGGCCGCGCCGCGGCGCATGCCCCCGAAGACGATTTGTGGGACAAATCGCTGGACGAGGTTGACCAGGCGCTGGCCGTTACCGAAGCGGAGCGGGAGCCGGTGAAGGAAGAGGGCAACGACGGCATTTGGAATGCCCCCAAACGGGAGTTGGAAGAAGCGGTGCGGCGCGCGGTGGAGACATCCGCCCCGGCGATCATCGCCGCGGAAACCGGCGGTCTGCCGCCGGAACGGTTGGAAGAGCTGTTCCGCGAAACGGTGGGGCGCGCGGTGGACGAATTTATCGCCGCGCGGGCCGAGGAAGTATTCCGCGGGGAGATGCGCCGCGCCATCGAGACCCGTTTCAAAGAATCGCTGGACACCCAGATGGAAAAGGTTTTCCGCGAGGAAATCGGCAGGGTGATGGCGGCCGGCTTCCAGAAAGCGATGCCCCGGATGCTGGCGATCATCGACAAGATCACTGTCCAGATCACTCCCCGCATCGCCCAGCACATGATAAAAATCGCCATTGAACGCATCAAGAAAGGCGAGATAAACTAATCACCGCCATTAACGCGGGGAATCCCTATATAATACCGCCATTACCGGCCGCCTTTTCATAAAGGCGGCCTTTTGCATTTATGAGGTGAGAAGACATGGAAGAATTGAGCACGCGGTACGAACCGGCTGAAGTAAGCAAACGCTGGTACGCCTATTGGATGGAAAAGGGCTATTTCAAGGCGAAGGACGGCGATACCCGCCCGTCGTTCTGCATCGTCATTCCGCCCCCCAACGTTACCGGCTCGCTCCACGTGGGGCACGCGCTGGATAACACCTTGCAGGACATCCTTATCCGCCACCGCCGGATGAGCGGCTACAACACCCTCTGGATGCCCGGCACCGACCACGCCGGCATCGCCACCCAGAACGTGGTGGAGCGTGAACTCAAAAAAGAGGGATTCGACCGCCATCAACTGGGCCGCGAGAAATTCATCGAGCGCGTATGGCAGTGGAAAGAGGAGTACGGCCACAAGATCATCAACCAGCTTCAGGAACTGGGGGCCTCGTGCGATTGGGACCGCCAGCGCTTCACCATGGACGAGGGGCTGTCCCGCGCGGTGCGCGAAGTGTTCGTCCGCCTCTATGAAGAGGGGCTGATCTACCGCAGCAACTACATCACCAACTGGTGCCCCCGCTGCCACACGGCGCTTTCCGACCTCGAGGTGGAATACGCCGAACGGAACAGCCAGTTCTACCACATCAACTATTCGCTGGCGGACGGCGGCGGCGCGCTCACCATCGCAACCACCCGCCCCGAAACGATGCTGGGGGATACCGCTATCGCGGTGAACCCCGAAGACGAACGCTATAAACGGTTCATCGGCAAAACCGTCATCCTGCCGCTGGTGGGACGCGAGATTCCGGTTATCGGCGACAGCTATGTTGCGGCGGATTTCGGCACCGGCGCGCTCAAGATCACCCCGGCGCACGATCCCAACGACTTTGAGATCGGCAAGCGGCACAACCTTCCGTCCGTGGTGGTGATAGGCCGCGACGCGCGGATGCAGAACTGCCCCGAAAAATATGTGGGGATGTCGCGCGAAGAGTGCCGCAAGGCGATAGTGGAAGACCTCAAGGAGCAGGGCTTCCTTGTGGAGGCGCGGGCGCACAAGAACGCGGTGGGCGAGTGCTACCGCTGCAAAACGGTGGTGGAGCCGAACCTTTCGATGCAGTGGTTCGTCAAGACCGCGCCGCTGGCCGAAGAGGCTGTGAAGGCGGTGAAAACCGGCGATATCAAGTTCGTCCCGCAATCGTGGGAGAACACCTACTTCGAGTGGATGAACAACATCCGCGACTGGTGCATCAGCCGCCAGATATGGTGGGGACACCGCATTCCCGCGTGGTACTGCGAGGACTGCGGCCATGTGAACGTGGCGCGCGAAGAGGTGGTGAAATGCGCCGAGTGCGGCGGCATCACCCTGCGGCAGGAAACCGATGTGCTCGATACCTGGTTCTCGTCGGGCCTCTGGCCCTTTTCCACCCTCGGCTGGCCGGATAACACCGAAGCGCTGAAGACCTTCTACCCCACCAGCGTTTTGGTGACGGGGTTGGACATCATTTTCTTCTGGGTGGCCCGCATGATAATGATGGGCATAAAATTCACCGGCAAGCCGCCGTTCAGCACGGTCTACATCCACGCCCTCGTGCGCGACGCCGAAGGGAAGAAGATGAGCAAGAGCAAGGGGAACGTGGTCGACCCCCTGCAACTGATGATGCAGTACGGCACCGACGCGCTCCGCTTCACCATCTGCGCCAACGAAACGCAGGGGCGCGACGCGCGGATGAGCGAGAAACGGATCGAAGGGTATC is a window from the Nitrospinota bacterium genome containing:
- a CDS encoding chemotaxis response regulator protein-glutamate methylesterase; translated protein: MANGKIKVLIVDDSAVVRNILSEALSSDPEIEVVGTAPDPFVAREKIVQLKPDVITLDVEMPRMDGITFLRKLMAAKPMPVVMVSAMTQKGASTTMAALDAGAVEIVAKPPIDQRVGVREIQQEVVDKVKAASKAKMSVYAAQINRKLDTTVIKSSTSLLKTTDKIIAIGSSTGGTEALKEVLVRLPTSTPGMVIVQHMPEGFTKAFSERLNSLCQIQVKEAADGDAIIPGRALIAPGNKQMIFRRSGAKYYVEVKEGPQVMRHRPSVEVLFQSVAKFAGANAVGVMLTGMGNDGSTGMLEMKKAGAYNIAQDEASCVVFGMPKEAIKLGGVDQVLHLDKIPQAMLDAAMR
- a CDS encoding chemotaxis protein CheW; the protein is MASPAALAAFFSETDTHTEVIEQSLIALEKDSANPEVINELFRAAHSLKGNAGLVGLMDIHALATEMESKLSDIRETGAAVDQQVKDKLFEYLDKVKGLVEKARGGSGEPAPIHKDEPRAAAEEHDDEHHDDEHHGGGHEGAAAGGARGKPAGGRCSYLTFTLGREEYGFVITSVREIILRRHITHVPNTKDFVAGIMNLRGMVIPVVDAKRKLGFAGAEDKAENIIILENEGMVTGVLVDSVKDIVTFEENMMVPAETALGAMRGDFIDRIGKSDKHSILLLNTGRFCDTKEKYY
- a CDS encoding response regulator — protein: MSIKLLFADDSVTMQKVIQLTLENEKVDLLFASDGNKAFALAREERPDVVIADVYMPGLDGFQLCEKLKKTTETAAIPVILISGELENYDPAQGAAAGAVGHITKPFKSGEFIELIKQYSGSAAGEAPKKAGRGKVKTVPAPVMDTEAEDEDEAFEPAVIELIDRAAGEPADTLDAGEELEVVDEDIDDLAEDLDELDEEIEGEILEEDEAADEEEEPAAAAAPSSRKGRVSLDDVLPSAGEVDAAIALEAVRETTASPAEDLRIYDDGAGDLVAEAHGADLPSVHMEEGDDAARILADVLNVAEAPPAERKEEVQRGDEALEDALDSLDRAATAPTPEKPAPAKPVAGRAAAHAPEDDLWDKSLDEVDQALAVTEAEREPVKEEGNDGIWNAPKRELEEAVRRAVETSAPAIIAAETGGLPPERLEELFRETVGRAVDEFIAARAEEVFRGEMRRAIETRFKESLDTQMEKVFREEIGRVMAAGFQKAMPRMLAIIDKITVQITPRIAQHMIKIAIERIKKGEIN
- a CDS encoding valine--tRNA ligase, with the protein product MEELSTRYEPAEVSKRWYAYWMEKGYFKAKDGDTRPSFCIVIPPPNVTGSLHVGHALDNTLQDILIRHRRMSGYNTLWMPGTDHAGIATQNVVERELKKEGFDRHQLGREKFIERVWQWKEEYGHKIINQLQELGASCDWDRQRFTMDEGLSRAVREVFVRLYEEGLIYRSNYITNWCPRCHTALSDLEVEYAERNSQFYHINYSLADGGGALTIATTRPETMLGDTAIAVNPEDERYKRFIGKTVILPLVGREIPVIGDSYVAADFGTGALKITPAHDPNDFEIGKRHNLPSVVVIGRDARMQNCPEKYVGMSREECRKAIVEDLKEQGFLVEARAHKNAVGECYRCKTVVEPNLSMQWFVKTAPLAEEAVKAVKTGDIKFVPQSWENTYFEWMNNIRDWCISRQIWWGHRIPAWYCEDCGHVNVAREEVVKCAECGGITLRQETDVLDTWFSSGLWPFSTLGWPDNTEALKTFYPTSVLVTGLDIIFFWVARMIMMGIKFTGKPPFSTVYIHALVRDAEGKKMSKSKGNVVDPLQLMMQYGTDALRFTICANETQGRDARMSEKRIEGYRNFVNKLWNASRFVLMNSGDYDGTADLSKMKLEVADRWILSRLQKTIAEADAALEQYRFNDLANALYRFTWGEFCDWYIELTKPRLVAGDKAAVAVLTHVLDNMLRLLHPIMPFVTEEIYQKLPNHGESVMIAPYPKPDTARIDAAAEAEMELVMALVSRVRAIRAELQIPFSVELRAIVKCRNAETEAKAKAHEQSFLSLTKAAGITFDTAAARPPQSATGVLADAEIYVPLTGIIDFDKEIGRIQRELAKVQKELAMFDKKFGDENFMKNAPEEVVEKDKAAYEEAQRRQKGLEDSLSWLNP
- a CDS encoding chemotaxis protein CheA, with amino-acid sequence MSEEMMDPEVFKEYLAEVFESLAGLDEKFVALEQAPGDLKIIDGIFRPVHSIKGSSAFFGLNHVKSFAHILENLLDDLRKGVRVVTPVIIDNLLKGTDYLRAMFQRVVDGDMNFVLTDDEDTWIKGLAGRIGGGPVEKEEESLGGCLNLMHGLLDEHKKTGKLTGDMLDSLDYYLSKARKMAVEGGLAAQKETVPAPPEPEKKTHEEGEGEEEPVKVEKLGEILLASGKVSTAQIEEALRNKLEGEKLGDALIRQGVITREGLTDAMESQKKQAEEAAKKAAPKKTMRIEEERVDEFMAQIGELVIISETLNYLEKRLDAIPGASAISKEFKNSNITFSELTYQLQRGLSEVRKVSIKGLFQKVPRIIRDTATLLGKSANVEIVGDDVLLDKSLLEKLESPIVHMARNAIDHGVEMPDRREAAGKPRVGQVKISAEIIGENLVIKLKDDGAGLPRAKILQKAVNRGLISQQAGDQLADRDVFDFIFAPGFSTAEKITDISGRGVGMDVVKSALTDVKGKIVIESAEGAGTTFNISLPMTTTLVTINGLVVMVGESRFILPVEDVKESIRPRREEIFTVKDAREMVNIRGELYPLVRLYKNYRIQTNVTDVTDAVGILIEKGGKRCCLMADAIVEQQNVVLKDLGRPFRKVRSIRGGAILGDGSIGLVINVEGLLEV